In Candidatus Acidiferrales bacterium, one genomic interval encodes:
- a CDS encoding PilN domain-containing protein, with amino-acid sequence MKISLNLATEPLLNNRPFYLASALLGIAALAAAAFLTAKSIDNYQSTRAMRTRAGQLSSDIRALEAEQRRIEGLLRRPDIARVFTRAAFLNGLIGLKSFSWTQIFMDLEKELPGGVHVSTIIPRQEASGRVQVKLTVVARDAASVIELLRRLEKSPAFQGVEVQSETAPSGRPGEEIRVELTAGYGAS; translated from the coding sequence ATGAAAATTTCCCTGAACCTTGCCACCGAACCGCTGCTCAATAATCGGCCCTTCTATCTGGCTTCGGCGCTGCTCGGCATTGCGGCCTTGGCGGCAGCGGCTTTCCTGACGGCCAAAAGCATTGACAACTATCAATCGACACGAGCGATGCGGACCAGGGCTGGCCAACTTTCCAGCGACATCCGGGCGCTCGAGGCCGAGCAACGCAGGATCGAAGGGCTGCTCCGACGGCCGGACATCGCGCGGGTCTTCACCCGCGCCGCTTTCCTGAACGGGCTCATCGGGCTGAAGTCTTTTTCGTGGACTCAAATCTTCATGGACCTGGAGAAGGAGTTGCCCGGCGGCGTGCACGTCTCCACGATCATTCCGCGACAGGAGGCGAGCGGGCGCGTGCAGGTGAAACTGACGGTCGTGGCGCGCGACGCTGCCAGCGTCATCGAACTGCTTCGCCGGCTCGAGAAATCACCGGCGTTCCAGGGTGTCGAGGTTCAGTCGGAAACCGCGCCTTCCGGGCGGCCGGGTGAGGAAATTCGCGTCGAGCTGACCGCCGGATACGGGGCATCTTGA